The Pirellulales bacterium genome contains the following window.
GACAGTCTGGAAAATTGCCTGATCGACGCTCCGCGAACCAACGATGCAAATCAACTGGCTGCCGCACGGCAACCATTGGAAGCGGCCCGCGACAAGTTTTTGGCCGCGGGCACCGAGGGGCAATCGCAGTGGGAAGCAAAAGTTGCCGCGCAGCCGCCCGTGTGGAAAACTCCCCATGAGCTAGAACTTCCTTCATTTCGCTCCGCACACTTTGCCACGTTGCATCCGCTCGATAATGGCTCACTGTTTGTCGACGGCCGTTTGTCGAGCACCGATTCGTATACCATTGCCTGCAAAGCGCCAGTGCATAAACTGACGGCGATTCGCGTTGAATCGCTGTGCAATCCGTACCGGTTTGACCGTGGCCCGGGTCGTGGCGCCGACCAGCGCGCCGTGTTAACCGGCATCTCAGTGCAAGTGGGCCAGGCCGATAAATCCTTGCCGCTGGTGAAAGCAGAAATTGCATCAGCTCAGGCAGATTATTGCGAAAGCGGATTTGCCGCGGCCGACGCCATCCCGTGCGGCGAAACCGCCGGTTGGGCGCTGGATCAAATCGGTGTTCCCCACGCCGCGGTGTTTGTTTTATCCAAGCCGCTAGATGTGCCTGATGGCGGACGCCTTGTTGTGCGATTGGAGCAATACACGGGCAGCGGCAACAACCTGGCTCGGTTTCGAATTTCAGTCACCGATTGCGATCCCCAGCAACTGGCTGGCCCCGTTGTGCCCGACGAAATTCGCCACTTGGTCGATTTGCCTCCTACCCATAGGACCTCGGACGATCAGGCCGCACTTCAGCGGTATTATCAATCGATTTCTCAACCGGAAAATGCGGCGCTACACGACTGGAATTCGGCCCGCGCCAACTTTGCCAAGCTCTGCGGTACCTATGCCGCGCAAAGCATCTGCGAGCGCACAATTCCGCGCGAAACTTTCGTGCATCTCCGGGGCGATTTCCGCCGCCCAGGTGATAAAGTCGAACCGGCGTTGCTGTCGGCATTTAGCAAAGGTGCACCCATTTCCGCACCTGCTGCGCCGAAAAAAGAGGATGACGAGGAAGATGTCCAATTATCACCGCATCGTCTGACGCGTTTGGATTTGGCAGAGTGGCTGGTCGATCCGGCCAATCCGTTAACGGCGCGCGTGGCCGCCAACGATTGCTGGCAGCATTTGTTCGGCGTGGGCTTGGTCGATACGCCGGGAGATTTCGGCATGCAGGGCGATGCTCCTGCGCACCCCGAATTGCTCGATTGGTTGGCCAGTGAATACATCCGCTGCGGTTGGAGCCGCAAAGCGATGATCCGCCGCATCGTCACTTCGGCCACGTATCGGCAAAGCTCGGCAGCGCGCAGCGAATTGGCGGAACGCGATCCGCAGAACCGTTTGCTCGCCCGGCAAAATCGCTTTCGTTTGGAAGCGGAAGCGGTCCGCGACACCATCCTTGCAGTTAGCGGGTTGTTGAACGAGCAAATCGGCGGGCGCGGATTTTCTGCTACGCCGTCGCCCGACGATATTCCCGACGATTGGGAACCACAGCTTGCGCCGCAATCGCCCAGCGAAATTTACCGCCGCGGCATGTACGCCATCGTGAAGCGCGCCGATCCCTCTCCGCTGCTGGTCGCGCTCGATGCCCCCGATGGCGCCGCCAGTTGTCCCCTTCGCCGCCGGACAGATACGCCCATTCAATCGCTCGATTTAATGAATGATTCGGTTGTGGTGGCCGCGACGCGAGCTTTGGGAAAAAGTCTGAATGGCCCAGCATCCGCCGCCGTTTCCGTTGAAGCTTCTGCGGAGGAGACAACGGCCCAAAAAATTTCGATATTGTTCCAACGTTGCCTTTCGCGCGAGCCCACGGCAGCGGAGCAAAACAGGCTCGTCAAGTTGTTCGACGATGTCGCAGCACAATACCGCAATCAACCGGAGGAAGCGGCAAAGCTGGCACAGGTTGATCCCAAATTGTCAGACGCCGCCCAGGCAGCCGCTTGGTTTGTCGTGGCGCGCACCGTGCTCAATCTTGACGAAACCATTACCCGAGAATGAACCATGCTGGAAATTTTAGGACAGCAACCGGTGCTTAGTCGTCGTAGCCTGTTGGCCGGCGGCATTCGTGGGCTCAGCGGCATTGCTCTGGCCAGTCTCATGGCCAGCGAAGGTTTGTTGGCAGCCGATTCAAGCGGCAGAAGCGATCCCCTGGCGCCGCGCAAAACTCATTTCGCGCCCACGGCCACCAATTGTATTTTCTTTTTCATGTGGGGCGGGCCGAGCCAGCTCGATCTGTTCGATCCCAAGCCGCGGCTCACGGAACTCGATGGCCAACCCATTCCCGAATCTCTCTTGGCCAATGCGCAATTTGCCTTCGTCAAGAAAGAGACCGCCCGACTGAAAGCATCACCGTTCAAATTTCAAAAGCATGGGCAATCGGGCCTGGAGTTTTCCGA
Protein-coding sequences here:
- a CDS encoding PSD1 and planctomycete cytochrome C domain-containing protein, with the translated sequence MFDRCVPPIWMVGLAIVAGWCAASLAADAAPPVSTDLISSAQGILSAHCYKCHGAEKQESGLRLDVAANALKGGDGGVDIRPGHAADSLLIEYVSGKGDTVMPPKGERLTSAEVATLAAWINGGANWPANSSNASDGDPRLMHWSYQPVRRIDPPAVQNQAWVRNEIDAFVLSKLEHAGISPSPEASRQTLIRRLSFDLLGFPPAPQDVNEFLADARPDAYERLVDRLLASPHFGERWGRHWLDRARYADSSGCAIDLYRPFAWRWRDWVIEAVNRDLPFDQFTIQQIAGDLLPNATTETCIAAGFQRNALSNHEAGIDLEAERVKTTLDRTSAVGTAWLGLTLGCAECHAHKYDPISQRDFYSLYAFFDSLENCLIDAPRTNDANQLAAARQPLEAARDKFLAAGTEGQSQWEAKVAAQPPVWKTPHELELPSFRSAHFATLHPLDNGSLFVDGRLSSTDSYTIACKAPVHKLTAIRVESLCNPYRFDRGPGRGADQRAVLTGISVQVGQADKSLPLVKAEIASAQADYCESGFAAADAIPCGETAGWALDQIGVPHAAVFVLSKPLDVPDGGRLVVRLEQYTGSGNNLARFRISVTDCDPQQLAGPVVPDEIRHLVDLPPTHRTSDDQAALQRYYQSISQPENAALHDWNSARANFAKLCGTYAAQSICERTIPRETFVHLRGDFRRPGDKVEPALLSAFSKGAPISAPAAPKKEDDEEDVQLSPHRLTRLDLAEWLVDPANPLTARVAANDCWQHLFGVGLVDTPGDFGMQGDAPAHPELLDWLASEYIRCGWSRKAMIRRIVTSATYRQSSAARSELAERDPQNRLLARQNRFRLEAEAVRDTILAVSGLLNEQIGGRGFSATPSPDDIPDDWEPQLAPQSPSEIYRRGMYAIVKRADPSPLLVALDAPDGAASCPLRRRTDTPIQSLDLMNDSVVVAATRALGKSLNGPASAAVSVEASAEETTAQKISILFQRCLSREPTAAEQNRLVKLFDDVAAQYRNQPEEAAKLAQVDPKLSDAAQAAAWFVVARTVLNLDETITRE